In the genome of Monodelphis domestica isolate mMonDom1 chromosome 2, mMonDom1.pri, whole genome shotgun sequence, one region contains:
- the LOC130457111 gene encoding small ubiquitin-related modifier 2-like produces the protein MADEKPKEGVKTKNNDHINLKVAGQDGSVVQFKIKRHTPFSKLMKAYCERQGLSMRQIRFRFDGQPINETDTPAQLEMEDEDTIDVFQQQTGGIY, from the coding sequence ATGGCCGACGAGAAGCCGAAGGAAGGAGTCAAGACTAAAAACAACGACCACATTAATCTGAAGGTGGCAGGGCAGGATGGCTCAGTGGTACAGTTTAAGATCAAGAGGCACACACCATTCAGTAAACTGATGAAAGCCTATTGTGAACGGCAGGGTTTGTCCATGAGGCAGATCCGATTCCGATTCGATGGGCAGCCAATCAATGAAACAGATACACCCGCACAGTTGGAAATGGAGGACGAAGATACAATCGATGTATTCCAGCAGCAGACGGGAGGCATTTACTAA